In Ailuropoda melanoleuca isolate Jingjing chromosome 4, ASM200744v2, whole genome shotgun sequence, the following proteins share a genomic window:
- the LOC100468041 gene encoding zinc finger protein 333 translates to LLGKERVAPEALRSENTSLELLDCGASPGRSLREPHAEHSGCHCRASVNACSVKARTQAPRLDLRMQVRPTIGERGTPSIPEDCLALRVSPWSSGYTGLKVAVQIQRVAMPVPALGVPELGMAGGSALLARDPAWLQQERTEEEAVAPGVLITCPQEPVTFADVAVLFTPEEWMFLDSAQRSLYRDVMLENYRNLASVGDQLGKPSTFSHLEPGEERWPPERRSFPGTHPEPQHQPQDSISNQDMFAEIPSIGMKREQPQTGEKLDKYSELGEPFHGIKPLFQYQRIHAGGDPYECHESGTSFFQPAHLSVPDRIPRGDKTYACSKCEKAFRYSSDLSRHEKTHTAEKCFECQECRQAFKYSSNLRRHLRTHTGEKPFECAQCGKTFTRNFNLILHQRNHTGEKPYECKDCGKAFNQPSSLRSHVRTHTGEKPFGCAQCGKAFREHSSLKTHLRTHTREKPYACSQCGKPFRTSTHLNVHKRIHTGEKLYECATCGQVLSRLSTLKSHMRTHTGEKPYVCQECGRAFSEPSSLRKHARTHTGKKPYACQECGRAFGQSSHLLVHVRTHTAGKPYECNQCEKAFRHSSSLTVHKRIHAGRETVRNGGLPLSVSHPYGGPLAD, encoded by the exons CTGCTTGGGAAAGAGCGTGTTGCTCCGGAGGCCCTGAGGTCTGAAAATACCTCATTGGAGCTGCTGGATTGCGGGGCCTCACCTGGCAGATCGTTGCGGGAACCCCATGCAGAGCATTCTGGGTGTCATTGCAGAGCCTCAGTTAATGCTTGTTCCGTGAAGGCACGAACACAG GCACCGAGGCTGGACCTGAGGATGCAGGTCAGGCCCACCATTGGAGAGAGGGGGACACCTTCGATTCCAGAGGACTGTCTGGCTCTCCGGGTGTCACCTTGGTCTTCTGGATATACA GGGCTGAAGGTGGCTGTGCAGATTCAGAGGGTGGCCATGCCGGTGCCCGCACTGGGTGTCCCTGAGCTGGGGATGGCCGGGGGTTCTG CTCTGCTTGCCCGGGACCCCGCCTGGCTCCAGCAGGAGCGCACCGAGGAGGAAGCTGTGGCCCCGGGGGTACTGATCACCTGTCCGCAG GAACCAGTCACCTTTGCGGATGTGGCTGTGTTGTTCACCCCAGAAGAATGGATGTTTCTGGACTCTGCCCAGAGAAGCCTGTACAGagatgtgatgctggagaactatAGGAACCTGGCCTCCGTGG GAGATCAGCTAGGCAAACCCAGTACGTTTTCCCATTTGGAGCCAGGGGAAGAGCGGTGGCCCCCTGAGAGAAGAAGCTTCCCAGGAACCCATCcag AACCTCAGCATCAACCCCAAGATTCAATTTCTAACCAAGATATGTTTGCAGAGATTCCATCTATTGGCATGAAAAGG GAGCAACCCCAGACTGGGGAGAAACTCGATAAATACAGTGAACTTGGGGAACCCTTTCACGGCATCAAACCACTTTTTCAGTACCAGAGGATTCATGCTGGAGGTGACCCCTATGAATGCCATGAGAGCGGCACATCCTTCTTCCAACCCGCTCACCTAAGCGTGCCTGACAGAATCCCTCGTGGGGACAAAACCTACGCGTGCAGCAAATGTGAGAAAGCCTTCAGATACAGCTCCGACCTGAGCAGGCACGAGAAGACTCATACCGCGGAGAAGTGCTTTGAATGTCAGGAGTGTCGGCAAGCCTTCAAGTACTCCTCGAACCTGCGGCGCCACCTGAGgactcacactggagagaagcccttcGAATGTGCTCAGTGTGGGAAAACCTTCACACGGAACTTCAACCTGATTCTGCACCAGCGAAACCACACGGGCGAGAAGCCTTACGAATGTAAGGACTGTGGGAAAGCGTTCAATCAGCCGTCCTCTCTGAGGAGCCACGTGAGGACTCACACCGGAGAGAAGCCCTTTGGATGCGCTCAGTGCGGGAAAGCCTTCCGGGAGCACTCGTCGCTGAAGACACACCTGCGCACTCACACCAGGGAGAAGCCGTATGCGTGTAGCCAGTGTGGGAAGCCCTTCCGGACGAGCACTCACCTGAACGTCCACAAGAGGATACACACCGGGGAGAAACTGTATGAGTGCGCTACCTGTGGGCAGGTCCTGAGTCGCCTCTCAACGCTCAAGAGCCACATGCGAACTCACACGGGAGAGAAGCCTTACGTGTGCCAGGAGTGTGGGCGAGCCTTCAGTGAACCTTCGTCCCTCAGGAAACACGCGAGGACCCACACCGGCAAGAAGCCCTATGCCTGTCAGGAATGTGGGCGGGCCTTTGGTCAGTCTTCACACCTTCTCGTGCACGTGAGAACTCACACTGCAGGGAAACCCTATGAGTGCAATCAGTGTGAGAAAGCCTTCAGGCACAGCTCTTCACTTACTGTGCATAAAAGGATTCATGCCGGCAGAGAGACCGTGAGGAATGGTGGCCTGCCTTTATCCGTGTCCCATCCGTATGGGGGGCCCCTTGCTGACTGA
- the LOC117801865 gene encoding uncharacterized protein LOC117801865 isoform X1, with product MKRGSTFLSLPEALLIPRAGAPVTSAPGDLQAGSGSARWPRTAAGVQVRAAICGGSVSGRSAGRTPNETLNPGAGVMESLTFEDVAVGLIQEWALLDGARRNLCQFVILDKCRILAPRDWESQLKSKASTPVQAILEENSSHEMQMVENVLQ from the exons ATGAAGAGGGGGTCAACATTTCTGTCACTGCCTGAAGCTCTTCTGATCCCGAGAGCTGGAGCCCCGGTCACTTCCGCTCCCGGCGACCTCCAGGCCGGAAGCGGAAGTGCGCGGTGGCCGCGGACCGCGGCGGGTGTGCAGGTCCGCGCGGCGATTTGCGGTGGGAGTGTCTCCGGCCGATCTGCAG GGAGAACGCCTAATGAGACCTTAAATCCTGGCGCTGGTGTCATG GAGTCACTCACCTTCGAGGATGTGGCGGTGGGGCTCATCCAGGAGTGGGCATTGCTGGACGGTGCGCGGAGGAACCTGTGCCAATTCGTGATCCTGGACAAATGTAGGATCCTGGCCCCCAGGG aCTGGGAATCTCAACTTAAATCCAAAGCATCTACGCCTGTGCAGGCTATTTTGGAGGAAAATTCATCCCATGAGATGCAGATG GTGGAGAATGTCCTCCAGTAG
- the LOC117801865 gene encoding zinc finger protein 333-like isoform X2, whose translation MGPPHRSASQPSPLTPRPGPLPSGRTPNETLNPGAGVMESLTFEDVAVGLIQEWALLDGARRNLCQFVILDKCRILAPRDWESQLKSKASTPVQAILEENSSHEMQMVENVLQ comes from the exons ATGGGACCCCCGCACCGCTCGGCCTCGCAGCCGTCACCCCTGACCCCTCGGCCCGGCCCCCTGCCCTCAG GGAGAACGCCTAATGAGACCTTAAATCCTGGCGCTGGTGTCATG GAGTCACTCACCTTCGAGGATGTGGCGGTGGGGCTCATCCAGGAGTGGGCATTGCTGGACGGTGCGCGGAGGAACCTGTGCCAATTCGTGATCCTGGACAAATGTAGGATCCTGGCCCCCAGGG aCTGGGAATCTCAACTTAAATCCAAAGCATCTACGCCTGTGCAGGCTATTTTGGAGGAAAATTCATCCCATGAGATGCAGATG GTGGAGAATGTCCTCCAGTAG